A stretch of the Lytechinus variegatus isolate NC3 chromosome 5, Lvar_3.0, whole genome shotgun sequence genome encodes the following:
- the LOC121415433 gene encoding aquaporin-9-like, with amino-acid sequence MTTDTPFKERLHINNWWIKVFLSELVGTFTLVFITDGAIARTVLSGGKAGGALSANIGSALAVTVSIYITGGVSGGHINPAVTLSMCSLGRLRWLALPVYWIAQFIGAFLGAALVYGIYIDGINHIEGGQANRSLATAGIFATYPEPFLTIQAGVADQLVGTALLVGGIFAIFDKQNIKPAVGLEPIAVGLLLLAVNISYGYNAGAAVNPARDFSPRLFTAVVGYGDDIWLTASGDEFWWIPLFIPFIGGPIGAWLYYITIEVHHRPAEKVNESLPLFQAHRTTIE; translated from the exons ATGACTACAGATACACCGTTCAAAGAACGACTTCATATCAATAATTGGTGGATCAAAGTGTTTCTATCAGAACTTGTTGGAACGTTTACATTGGTG TTCATTACAGATGGCGCTATAGCAAGGACCGTCCTGAGCGGTGGAAAAGCGGGTGGTGCTCTGTCAGCTAACATTGGTTCTGCTCTTGCTGTAACTGTGTCCATTTATATTACCGGAGGAGTTTCAG GTGGTCACATTAATCCTGCGGTAACCCTATCGATGTGTAGCCTTGGTCGGCTAAGATGGCTAGCTCTACCGGTCTACTGGATAGCTCAGTTTATAGGTGCTTTCCTTGGGGCTGCCCTAGTTTATGGGATCTACATCG aTGGTATAAACCATATTGAGGGCGGACAGGCTAATCGTTCTCTTGCTACCGCTGGAATCTTTGCAACATACCCCGAACCATTTTTAACAATACAAGCAGGAGTTGCAGATCAG CTTGTGGGTACAGCTCTTCTGGTCGGTGGTATATTTGCAATCTTTGATAAACAAAACATCAAGCCAGCCGTTGGTCTTGAACCGATAGCGGTTGGTTTGCTTCTTCTTGCTGTCAATATATCCTACGGCTACAATGCAGGTGCAGCAGTCAACCCTGCAAGAGATTTTAGCCCGAGACTCTTCACCGCTGTTGTCGGCTACGGAGACGACATTTGGTTGAC agcaTCTGGCGACGAATTTTGGTGGATACCGCTATTCATTCCCTTCATCGGTGGCCCTATTGGAGCATGGTTGTACTATATAACAATAGAAGTTCACCATAGACCAGCAGAGAAAGTAAATGAGTCATTGCCACTTTTCCAAGCACACCGAACCACCATTGAATAG